A genomic segment from Nocardia cyriacigeorgica GUH-2 encodes:
- a CDS encoding DUF998 domain-containing protein — MTDTLGQAKPHTQGTGGQSTATRLLLACGVIAPLLNIFAVLILGALRPDYNALVVPDSNLELGPGGWMQITNYIVTGTLLIAFAVGTRQVIRTGRGTTWAPILLGIYGFTFFAIGPILPDPSLGYPPGEPEVLTVHGAIHTLLGLVQFTSLPAACFVLARRKELAGRGWYRYSVATGLLVPISYVVFALIAKLAEGGPAGLIERLGIFAGGMWVVLLALRLIRKPAPRIHIA, encoded by the coding sequence GTGACGGACACCCTCGGCCAGGCGAAGCCGCACACGCAAGGCACCGGCGGACAGTCGACCGCGACGAGACTGCTGCTGGCGTGCGGTGTGATCGCCCCACTGCTCAATATTTTCGCCGTGCTCATCCTCGGCGCACTGCGTCCCGACTACAACGCCCTGGTGGTCCCCGACAGCAATCTCGAACTGGGGCCCGGCGGGTGGATGCAGATAACCAACTACATCGTCACCGGAACGCTTCTCATCGCCTTTGCCGTCGGAACCAGGCAGGTTATCCGGACCGGACGCGGCACCACCTGGGCCCCGATTCTGCTCGGCATCTATGGTTTCACCTTCTTCGCCATCGGGCCCATCCTTCCCGACCCCTCTCTGGGTTACCCGCCTGGCGAGCCGGAAGTACTCACCGTCCACGGCGCCATTCACACCCTGCTGGGCCTGGTTCAGTTCACTTCGCTGCCGGCGGCTTGCTTCGTGCTGGCTCGGCGGAAAGAGCTCGCAGGCCGCGGCTGGTATCGGTATTCGGTTGCCACCGGCCTGCTGGTGCCGATCTCTTACGTCGTTTTCGCCCTCATCGCCAAATTGGCCGAGGGCGGACCGGCAGGTCTTATCGAAAGGCTCGGGATCTTTGCCGGTGGAATGTGGGTTGTGCTGTTGGCGCTCCGCTTGATTCGGAAGCCGGCACCACGCATACACATCGCATAG
- a CDS encoding lysophospholipid acyltransferase family protein, translating into MGEHTGRPKGLGKRAWVVTQVVRRILRMLAWSNLVRVTVLGRERVPSNGPAIIAGNHISMLDALFLWGALRRRAVAIAMAELWSWPVAGWLVRRLGQIPVVRRDGASGQAAISQAEQILRHGGVLIIYPEGRLVGPGEDVPYKPGVAKLALASGVPVVPVGTTGTDRVMPMRRFRGDGPTFDRRQQVTIHFGEPIDPAEFDDPEKFLDHLRRRVEDLRI; encoded by the coding sequence ATGGGCGAACATACGGGGCGGCCGAAGGGGCTGGGTAAGCGGGCGTGGGTGGTGACGCAGGTGGTGCGCCGGATTCTCCGGATGCTGGCCTGGTCGAACCTCGTCCGGGTCACGGTGCTCGGGCGGGAACGGGTGCCGAGCAACGGCCCGGCGATCATTGCCGGCAACCACATTTCGATGTTGGACGCGCTGTTCTTGTGGGGTGCGTTGCGGCGGCGGGCGGTGGCGATCGCGATGGCGGAGCTGTGGTCGTGGCCGGTGGCCGGGTGGTTGGTGCGGCGGCTCGGGCAGATTCCGGTGGTGCGGCGCGATGGGGCGTCGGGGCAGGCGGCGATCTCGCAGGCCGAGCAGATCCTGCGGCACGGGGGAGTGCTGATCATCTATCCGGAGGGGCGCCTGGTCGGGCCAGGGGAGGACGTACCGTACAAGCCGGGCGTAGCGAAACTGGCGTTGGCTAGCGGTGTTCCGGTGGTTCCGGTCGGGACCACCGGCACAGATCGGGTGATGCCGATGCGGCGGTTTCGCGGTGACGGTCCCACCTTCGATCGCAGGCAGCAGGTGACGATTCACTTCGGCGAGCCCATCGACCCGGCCGAATTCGACGATCCGGAGAAGTTTCTCGATCACCTGCGCCGGCGAGTCGAGGACCTGCGGATTTGA
- a CDS encoding IS3 family transposase (programmed frameshift), translating to MKSVSSKRYPPELRERAVRMVAEIRDQHSTEWAAMAAVAELLGIGSTETVRKWMRQAQVDAGSRAGVTSEESAELKRLRRENAELKRANAILKTASGFLRGRDRPAKPLICRFVTEHAGRRDSGGLQWGVESICAALGELGVNLAPSTYYEHRNRVPSARRRRDEALTAQIRRVHRENFGVYGARKVWLQLNREGYPVARCTVERLMREAGLRGISRGRAKRTTIADPVAPTAADLVQRRFAPAAPNRLWVSDITYVSTWSGWVYVAFVIDAYARRILGWRLSTSMTTTLVLDAIEHAIWTREREGWNVKDVVHHTDRGSQYTAIAFTERLAEAGIQPSVGAVGSSYDNALAETINGLYKTELIKPRGPWRSVDQVEFATAEWVDWFNHRRLYQYCGDLPPAEMEAAHYAQHPAQQPAGLSHQ from the exons ATGAAGTCTGTGAGTTCGAAGAGGTATCCGCCGGAGTTGCGTGAGCGGGCGGTGCGGATGGTCGCCGAGATCCGCGACCAGCACAGCACCGAGTGGGCGGCGATGGCTGCGGTCGCCGAGCTGCTGGGGATCGGCTCGACCGAAACGGTCCGCAAATGGATGCGGCAAGCTCAGGTCGATGCCGGTAGCCGTGCCGGGGTCACGAGCGAGGAATCGGCAGAGCTGAAGCGGTTGCGGCGGGAGAACGCAGAACTCAAGCGCGCCAACGCGATTCTGAAGACGGCGTCGG GCTTTCTTCGCGGCCGAGATAGACCGGCCAAGCCGCTGATCTGCAGGTTCGTCACCGAACACGCAGGCCGCCGCGACAGCGGCGGCCTGCAGTGGGGTGTGGAGTCTATCTGCGCCGCGCTCGGCGAGCTCGGCGTGAACCTCGCCCCCTCGACCTACTACGAACACCGCAACCGGGTCCCGTCGGCCCGCCGGCGCCGCGATGAGGCGCTGACCGCCCAGATCCGGCGGGTGCACCGGGAGAACTTCGGTGTCTACGGGGCCCGCAAGGTATGGCTGCAGCTCAACCGTGAAGGCTATCCGGTGGCCCGTTGCACGGTGGAACGGTTGATGCGCGAGGCCGGGCTGCGCGGGATCTCGCGTGGCCGGGCCAAGCGCACCACGATCGCCGATCCGGTCGCACCCACGGCTGCGGATCTGGTGCAACGCCGGTTCGCGCCGGCAGCGCCGAACCGGTTGTGGGTCTCAGACATCACGTATGTGTCGACGTGGTCGGGGTGGGTGTATGTGGCTTTCGTGATCGACGCTTATGCCCGCCGGATCCTGGGCTGGCGGCTGTCGACGTCGATGACCACGACGCTGGTGCTGGACGCGATCGAACACGCGATCTGGACCCGTGAACGCGAAGGATGGAACGTGAAAGATGTTGTGCACCACACGGATAGGGGATCTCAATATACGGCTATCGCGTTCACCGAGCGGCTCGCGGAGGCCGGGATCCAGCCCAGTGTCGGTGCGGTCGGATCGAGCTACGACAACGCGCTGGCCGAAACGATCAACGGCCTCTACAAAACCGAGCTGATCAAACCACGAGGCCCGTGGCGCAGCGTCGACCAGGTCGAGTTCGCCACCGCCGAATGGGTCGACTGGTTCAACCACCGCCGTCTCTACCAGTACTGCGGCGACCTACCACCGGCCGAGATGGAAGCAGCCCACTACGCTCAACACCCAGCCCAGCAACCCGCCGGGCTGTCACACCAATAG
- a CDS encoding aldo/keto reductase, with protein MTSTDTAGVLGGVFRVCGDMPVHRIGYGSMQLTGPGHWYHPADTDHAKRILRRAVELGVDHIDTADAYGPATVEHLIRKALHPYPDGLVIATKGGLTRQGPNRWAPVGRPEYLRQCVEMSLRRLALDRIDLYYLHRVDPNVPLADQVGELAALRDEGKIRHIGLSKVTIDQILEAERTVQVAAVQNRFNLHDQSQRAVLDFCTAHGIAFVPFAPLACGDVLEDGTAASAIRWLLDQSPAVLPIPGTGSLEHLESNLAALSMTWGH; from the coding sequence TCTGCGGCGACATGCCCGTACACCGAATCGGCTACGGCAGCATGCAACTCACTGGCCCCGGCCACTGGTACCACCCGGCCGACACCGACCACGCCAAACGCATCCTGCGCCGGGCTGTCGAACTCGGCGTAGACCACATCGACACTGCAGACGCCTATGGCCCTGCCACGGTCGAACACCTCATTCGCAAAGCCCTGCACCCCTATCCGGACGGTTTGGTCATCGCGACCAAAGGCGGCCTCACCCGGCAGGGACCGAATAGGTGGGCGCCGGTGGGCCGACCAGAGTATCTGCGCCAATGCGTAGAGATGAGCCTCCGCCGACTCGCGCTCGACCGGATCGACCTGTACTACCTGCACCGGGTCGACCCCAATGTGCCGCTGGCAGATCAGGTCGGCGAACTCGCAGCCCTGCGCGACGAGGGCAAGATCCGCCACATCGGATTGTCGAAAGTGACCATCGACCAGATCCTCGAAGCCGAGAGAACCGTGCAGGTGGCGGCCGTGCAGAACCGATTCAACCTGCACGACCAGAGCCAACGTGCGGTGCTGGACTTCTGCACTGCACACGGCATCGCATTCGTGCCCTTCGCGCCGCTGGCGTGCGGTGATGTCCTCGAAGACGGCACGGCGGCGTCGGCGATTCGATGGCTGCTCGATCAGTCGCCGGCCGTCCTTCCCATTCCGGGCACGGGCTCACTCGAGCATCTGGAATCGAACCTTGCTGCATTGTCGATGACGTGGGGTCACTGA
- a CDS encoding helix-turn-helix domain-containing protein, whose translation MIDAWHRILASGGQVKVGELAESIGWSRKRLWGRFESQIGVTPKRAAMLVRFRRAVGGLLAGRPAAEVAAVCGYTDQAHLCRGVSIFAERTPGALHVGNLPFIARERYQAWGTFFQSPG comes from the coding sequence GTGATCGACGCCTGGCATCGCATACTGGCCTCCGGTGGTCAGGTGAAGGTCGGTGAGCTGGCCGAGTCGATCGGGTGGAGCCGGAAAAGGCTCTGGGGGAGGTTCGAATCGCAGATCGGTGTGACGCCGAAGCGGGCGGCGATGCTGGTGCGGTTCCGGCGGGCGGTCGGCGGTTTGCTGGCGGGGCGGCCGGCGGCCGAGGTCGCGGCGGTGTGTGGGTATACCGATCAGGCCCATCTCTGCCGGGGTGTGTCGATCTTCGCCGAGCGCACGCCCGGGGCACTGCATGTAGGCAATCTGCCGTTCATCGCGCGGGAGCGGTACCAGGCTTGGGGAACATTTTTCCAATCCCCGGGGTGA